Genomic segment of Streptomyces alboniger:
CCCCGCCATGCGCGTACCGCGCGGCGTCCACGGCCTCGGCGAGGCGCGCGGGATCGGCGTCCGACGCCACGACCGTGGCCCCTGCCTCGGCCAGCCTCAGCAGCGTGGCGCGCCCGGCGGCCCCGGCGGCGCCGGCCACCGCGATCACGGCTCCATCGAGTACGGACATGGTCCTCGCCTCCTCCTGGCGGCCGCTCACGCGGCGACCCTCTCGGCGCCCGAGGCGGTGATCCCCTTGGTGGAGGCGATCACGTTCTTCAGCTTCTTGGAGAGCGCCTCATAGAACATGCTGAGCGGAAACTCGTCCGGAAGCACCTCGTCGACGAGCTTGCGCGGCGGCAGCGAGGTGTCCAGGGCGTCCGGGCCCTTGGCCCAGCGCGATCCGGGGTGCGGGGCGAGGTAGGTGGAGACCAGGTCGTAGGCGGCGAACCAGTGGACCAGCTTCGGGCGGTCGATGCCCGCGCGGTAGAGGTCCTCGATCTCGCCGCACAGCTGGTTGGTGACCTGCGGCGCGCGCTCCCAGTCGATGCGGAGCTTGTTGTCGGTCCAGCGGATCACGTCGTGCTTGTGCAGGTAGGCGAAGAGGAGCTGGCCGCCGAGCCCGTCGTAGTTGCGGGTGCGGTCCCCGGTGACGGGGAAGCGGAACATGCGGTCGAAGAGGACGGCGTACTGGACGTCCCGGCCGTGCCGGTTGCCCTCGGCCTCCAGCTTCACGGCCTCCTTGAAGGCGGTGAGGTCGCAGCGCAGCTCCTCCAGGCCGTACATCCAGAACGGCTGGCGCTGCTTGATCATGAACGGGTCGAAGGGCAGGTCGCCGTGGCTGTGGGTGCGGTCGTGGACCATGTCCCAGAGCACGAAGGCCTGCTGGCAGCGGTCCTGGTCGCCGACCATCTCACGGATGTCGTCAGGCAGTTCGAGCCCCAGGATGTCCACGGCGGCGTCGGTGACCCGGCGGAAGCGGGCCGCCTCGCGGTCGCAGAAGATGCCGCCCCAGGAGAAGCGCTCGGGGGCCTCGCGCACCGCGATCGTCTCAGGGAAGAGGACGGCCGAGTTGGTGTCGTACCCGGTGGTGAAGTCCTCGAAGGTGATGCCGCAGAACAAGGGGTTGTCGTAGCGCGTGCGCTCCAGCTCGGCCAGCCACTCGGGCCAGACCATGCGCAGCACGACCGCTTCGAGGTTGCGGTCGGGGTTGCCGTTCTGCGTGTACATCGGGAAGACGACCAGGTGCTGGAGGCCGTCCCGGCGGTCGGCCGCGGGCTGGAAGGCGAGCAGCGAGTCCAGGAAGTCCGGGACCGTGAAGCCGTCCTCCGCCCAGCGGCGCAGGTCCGCGACGAGCGCGTGGTGGTAGGCGGCGTCGTGCGGCAGCAGCGGGCTGATCTGCTCGACCGAGGAGACCACGCGGTCCACGGCCAGCTCGGCGGCAGCCTTCGCCGGGGCGCCCTCCGCCGCGAAGTCGATGGAGCCGTCCGCGGACTGCCAGGGCCTGATCTCCTCCACGGCCTCCTTGAGCACCGGCCACGCCGGGTGGTCCACCACCCGCACTTCAGCGGGAGGAACCGCGCCCTCCGTACCCGCCTGCACAAGAATTTCCGTCATGTCCCACCTTCCACGGGAGAACCTCGCGTATGGACACCGTATGTGTGCAAGGTTCTCCGGGACAAGGGGCACCTCCGGAAATTATCCTGCGCCACCCCCTCCTTCGCCGCGTTTTTTCCCGTCCCTCAGGAGTGAGCCGCTCGCTTCAGCGGCGGGGCAGGTCCGCCCGTACGGTCTTCCCCTGCGGGCCCGTGCTCACCTCGACCGCCAGGGCCAGGCTCCGCACCATCGGCCAGCCGAAGCCGCCGGTCCCTCCCGCGAGATCCGGCGTCCGCTCGCGCGGCGGGCGGGGGTCGGCGTCGGTGACGGCGACCGTGAGGGCGTCACGATGCGCCACCAGACGCAGCGAGCAGGCGTCGCCGCGTGCGTGTCGTATGGAATTGGTGACGAGCTCGGACACGGTCAGCTCGACGCTCGCCGCGGCCTGTACGTCCATGGCCGGACTGAGCCCGCTCATGAAGGCGCGGGCGAAATCCCTTGCCTGCGCGACGACTTCCGGCCGCTTGTCGAAGACCGTTCGGTCCAGGATCTTGCTACCGCACCGCGAATGATCCGTCCTCATACGCCCCTCCTCGATCAGGGGTGGACTGTACGAATGGGTCTCTTGCCCCCGAAGCCGACTTCTTAACGCCCGCCGCCGCGGCCGACACGGCCCGCCACCCCGCCCTGACGCGGCGTCACGAGGCCCACCAAGATCAAGCCGTGTGGTCGGCGTCACGCAACCTCTTCGCATTGATGGGGACATGAAGCGCGAGGAGGCGGGTAGTCGCTGGCTCACCAGCCCACAGGGGACGAGGGGGGCTGGCGGACAGGGAGGTAGACATGACGATGGCCACCAGAACGCAGATGGACACCGGCATCACGGAGCTGCCGGAGGTGGTGGATCCGCAGGCGGTGACGCCGAAGGACTCCCGCGCCTTGTCCCAGTTGTTCTTCGATCAGCTCGCGGTGCTCGAAGAGGGCACGGCCCAATACCAGTACGTACGCAACACCCTGATCGAATTGAACATGTCGCTGGTCCGGTATGCGGCCGGGCGTTTCCGTAACCGCGGCGACGAGATGGAAGACATCGTCCAGGTCGGCATGATCGGCCTGATCAAGGCCATCGACCGGTTCGAGCTGTCCCGCGAGGTGCAGTTCGCCACCTTCGCGGTCCCTTATATCGTTGGAGAGATCAAGCGTTTCTTCCGTGACACGTCCTGGGCGGTGCACGTCCCGCGCCGTCTTCAGGAGGCCCGTGTCGAACTCGCCAAGGCCACCGAGGAGCTGAGCAGCCGCCTGGGGCGCTCCCCCACGGTGGACGAGCTGGCCGCGCTGATGAACCTGACGCCTGAGGAGGTCATCGAGGCCCGCCTCGCCTCCAACGGCTACAACTCCGCGTCCCTGGACGCCGTCCTGCACGGCGACGGCAACGACGAGACGCCCCTGGCCGACTTCATCGGCGAGGAGGACCCCTCCCTGGAGCTGGTGGAGGACTTCCACGCGCTGGCTCCCCTGGTCGCCGAACTCCCCGAGCGCGACCGGGAGCTCCTGCATCTGCGCTTCGTGGAGGAGCTGACCCAGTCGCAGATCGGCGAACGCCTCGGGGTGTCCCAGATGCAGGTCTCGCGGCTGCTCTCGCGCACCCTGGCGAGCCTGCGCAAGGGAATGCTCCCGGCCGCCGGCTGAGACCGGGCCCCGGAGATCAGCTCCTGCCGTGCCAGTCGAGACAGACGATCATGGCGTCGTCCTCCGCGTCGATGGGACCCCGATGACCCGCCAGCTCGTGGAGCATGGCCCGCGGCACCTGCGAGGGAGGCAGCAGGCGCGTGCTGGCCATGGCGCGGGTGAGCGCTCGTTCGCTGTAGCGCTCACCCGCGGGCGAGGCCACGTTGTAGACGCCGTCGCTGACGAACAGCAGCCGGTCCCCGGGCTCCACGTGGAAGCGCTGGGTGGCGTACAGGGTGTCCTCGAACATGCCGAGCGGGAGCTGTGCCTCGAGCTCGATAGCCTCCGCCCTGCCCTGCCGCATGCGCCACATCTTGGGGGAACCGGCGTCGATGACCTCCGCCTCCCCCGTCTCCAGGTCGAACCGGAGCAGCAGCATGGAAAGGTGGACGTCGCCGCGGTAGTGGCCGTAGACCGCCTGGTCCGCGAGGCACGCCTGGTCGGGCAGCGACAGGCCGGCCCGGCGGGCGTTGCGCAGCGCGTTGATCGCCAGGTTGGTCAGGAGGGCGGCCTCGATCCCCTCCCCCATGCCGTTGGTGACCGTGAGCGTGAGGTGGTCGGCCGAGGTCGACCAGTCGAAGTTGTCACCGTAGATCGCGTACGCGGGTTCGAGCTGGGCCCCCAGTTCGTACTCGGGGCGCGAGCAGGAGCGGCCGGGCAGCAGCTGCCACTGCATCTCGGCGGCGAGGGTGAGCCGGTCGGCGCGGCGGGCCTGGAGGTAGAGGTCCGTGTCCCGCTCCGCGACGACGATCTCGTGGCCGAGGACTTCCGCGACATCCTCCAGCTCACGCGCGGTGACGCTGTCGTAGGCGTCGGCGGGGAGCCGGACGGTGAGGATGCCGAGGCGGTCGCCGCGCACGCTGACGGGCAGGTGCACGGTCACGGCACCGGCCGCCTCGTCCGTCTCGACATGGGCTTCCTGGGCGCCGAAGGCCCGGCCCGGGGCGCTGGTGTGGACGGAGATGGGGTCGGCGGTATAAGGGAGCGCGTCGACCGGCTGGAGTATGGTCATCGCGTAATCCGCCACCAGAAGGTCGACGGACACCGCGTCGTAATGGACGGTGAGTGTGTCCCGCACCGCTTCGAGGAGATCGTGCGGCGCGGCCCCGCGCAGTGCGCGTTCCACCACCCTGAATCTGTCCACCTGCCGGTTACCGCCTATCTGGAATGTCACAGTAAGAAGGAGCGAACGGCCCCGCATGTCTCAGCGACTGACAAGGCCATTGCGAAGTGTCACAGTTGAGGGCATGAATCCCGTCCCCGCCCGCAACGGCGATCGAGAAACCGCCGCCCACGCGGTCCGGGATGTCATCGAACTGCTCGAAGTGCTGTGGAACAAAGGCCGGGACATCACCACGACCGCCCCGGTGTCCTCGTCACAACTGCGAGTGCTGTACGTCCTGCACGGCGCCCAGGGGATCAACCTCCGCACGCTCGGTGAGGTGCTCGGGTCCGCCCCCTCGTCGGTGAGCCGTATGTGTGACCGCCTTCACGCGTTGGGCTTCATCGAGCGCTCTCTCAGTTCCGCCAGCCGGCGCGAGCTTGAGCTGCGCTTGTCCGGCAAGGGAGAAAGCTACCTCAAAGAATTGCGGGCACGTCGTGAAAGTGCCCTGCTCGAGGTCATCTCCGGAATGACCCGGACAGACCGGGCAGCACTCGAAACAGGTCTGAGCGGGTTCCGCACGGCCGTCGAGGAGACCTCCCCGCGGAGCGAGCCCGCGGCCGGCGACGCGGTGGAGACCGCCTGACCCCCGCCCGGCCGACGCGCTCGCCTCGCCGTACGCGATCACGTCGTCACGCACCCTCACCTCGTCGTGCGCCCCGGCCCCGCGCCCGCCGCACGCCGGTCCGCGGGATCTGTGCGCTTCCGCCTCGTTGTCCCAGTGGGGCGGGCGAGTTGACGACAGGTCACCGATGGGCGGCCTTTCGATGATCGACATCGTCGACTAACGTTTGTCGTGCGACAACAATTGCTAAGGTGGATGTAATGAACGCCAGTGAACCCGAGGCCCGGCTCAGCGTCAGTGCGGCGCTGCGCGAGCAGGGGGAGAAAGTGGCCGACCGCTGGGTGCAGCTCCAGCTGGAACGATCCGTTCTGGGAGCGGGCCTCACCGAAGCCGAGCTTCGCGAGGAGGCGGACGCCTTCGTCGACGCCCTGCGCGCGGGACTGGAGACCGGACATCCGGTCGACCGGGTGGCGACCGCCCACCCCGAACTGCGCCAGGCGATCGCCGACCTCTCGCTGCGCAGAGCGCGGGGCGGCGCCACCCCCACCGCGACCTCGCTGGCCGTCCTGGCCCTCAAGGAAGCGGTGCTCGAAGCGGTGCAGGAGCAGGCGCACGACACCCACGCCCTGTACCACGCGGCCGTGTTCGTCAACCGCCTCCTCGACACCGCGGGCGCCCTGTCCTTCGCCACCTACGTGGAGGGCCGCGAGGAGATCATCCGTCGGCAGAGCCGGCAGCTCCTGGAGATCTCCACACCAGTGGTCCGGCTGTGGGACCGGGTCCTGGCCGTCCCGCTGATCGGCACGCTCGACACCACCCGCACCCAGGTGGTGATGGAGAACCTCCTCCAGGCCATCGAGCGCGACGAGGCGCAGGTGGCGATCATCGACATCACGGGCGTCCCCACCGTGGACACGGCCGTCGCGCACCACCTCATGCAGACCGTCAACGCCGTACGCCTCATGGGCACCGACTGTGTGATCAGCGGCATCCGCCCGCCGATCGCCCAGATCATCGCCCAGCTCGGCATCGACCTGTCCGCCATCCTGACCCGCGCGACCCTCGCCGACGCCCTGGCCGCGGCCATCACCCTCACCGACCGGCCGCTGCGCTCGGCGGACCCCGTGGGCCCGCGATGACCGGCGGCCCCCGCGGCGGTGTGCCGATCCTGCGTCTGGGCGACGTACTCGTCACCGGACTGCTCAACGAACTCGACGACAAGAGCGTCATCGCCTTCACCGAGGAACTCACCGAGCGCATCGTCGACGACCGCGCCCACGGGGTGCTCATCGACATCTCCCGCCTCGAGCTGATCGACTCCTTCGTCGCCCGCACCCTGATGGAGCTCACCACGACGGCGCGCCTGTTGGGTGCGCGAGTCGTCGTGGCGGGTATGCGTCCCGCCGTGGCCATCACCCTCGTCGAACTGGGCCTGCAACTGTCAGGCGTGGAGACCACGTTGAACGCGGAGCAGGGCATGCGGGCGCTGGGCTGGGAGAAGGCGCCGGCGCCACCGACCGGGAGGGGGATCAGTTGACCCTCTACGGCGACCTCGACGAGATCCCCACGATCCCGCCCCCCACATCCGCGGACCGCCGTCCCGAGCCCGACAGCTCCCGTGTGACCCATGAGATCCGTGCCGAGGAGGACCTTCTCTCCGCGCGGCACGCCGTGCGCGAGGCCACCCTGCACGCCGGTTTCGGCCTGGTGGACCAGACCCGTATCGTCACCGCGGCCAGCGAACTCGCCCGCAACGCCTACGTGCACGGCGGAGGCGGCACGCTGGTCATCGAATCCGTCCGGCGGAGCGGCCGTCAGGGGCTGCGGCTCTCGGTGAGCGACGACGGGCCGGGCATCGCCGACCTCGACGCGGCGTTCACCGACGGCTACACCACCGGCGCGGGCCTTGGGCACGGGCTCGGTGGGGCGCGCCGCCTCATGGACGAGTTCGACGTGACCAGCGCGCCGGGTCGCGGGACGACCGTCACCGCCGTCCGCTGGAACGGGCCGCGGTGAACGCGATGAACGCCGTGGGCGGCGTGGGTGGCGTGGGTGGCGTGGGTGCCATGAACGCCTTGGTGACCCCCACCACACTGCACGTTCCCATCGATCACCACAGCGCCGTGCAGACCGCGGCGAACCGCGCCCGCGCCCTCGCCCACACCTGCCGTATGCCGGGAGCGCTGCCGGACCAGGCGGCCGTGCTGGCCAGTGAACTCGCCAGCAACATCAGCAAGCACGCCAGCAACGGAGCGCTCTTCCTCCAGCCTTCGCCCCTGAGCGGGCGCTCCCCGCTGGACACCGCGCTGGACATCGTCGCCGTGGACAACGGCCCCGGCATCCCCGACATCGGCCTCAGCCTCACCGACGGCTACAGCACCACCAAGACCATGGGCGCGGGTCTTGGCGCGGTGCGGCGCATCGCCACGGACTTCGCCCTGCGCTCCGCGGCCGGTGGCGGCACCCTCGCCCACGCGCGGCTCGCGGTCCCGCAGGGGCGGCGGCCAGGAGCCGACATCGGCGCCCTGTGCCTGCCGGCCGCCGGGGAGCAGATCTGCGGGGACGGATACGCGGTCGTCGAGGGCGACGGGAACTGGACGGGCCTGGTCATCGACGGGCTCGGCCACGGCCCCGAAGCGGCGGCGGCCAGTCAGCGGGCCGTGCGCACCTTCCTGTCCTGCGCGGACGCCCCGCTGCCCGAGGTGCTCAGCGCCCTGCACAGCGCCCTGCGGCACACGCGCGGCGCCGCCGCGGCGGCGGTCAGGGTGGGTTCCGGTCGCGCCGAGTACTGCGGGGTGGGCAACATCCGCGCGGCGGCCGTGTCCGTACACGGCGTCCACCGGCAGCTCACCGGGCACGCGGGCATCGTCGGCTACAACCTGCCCACGCCGCGGAGCCGGGTTTTCGACCTGCCCGACCGTACGGCCGTGGTCCTGTACACCGACGGGATCGACCACCGATGGACGCAGGATCCGCCCCCCGGCCGACTGAGCCTGCCGCCGGCCCTGCTCGCGGCTTCCCTGGCCCACACCCACCGGCGTCACCGCGACGACGCCACCGTCCTCGCCCTCGGCAGCCCTCTGGGGATCGGATGACCACCGCCACCTTCCGCACACCCGCCGCCCTGCGCCGCACCGTACGCGGCATCGCCCTCACCTACCGGCTGCCCGCCGAGGACAGGGCCCGGATCGTGCTGTCCCTCAGCGAGACGGCCGCCACCGCGCTGAACGCCGGACGGCCGGTCACGCTGACCGCCACCGACGACGCGGGCGACGACGGAGCCGGCCGGCTGACCCTCGCGCTGGGCCTGCCCCGCCGTGAGGACGTCCAGGTGATGACCGATCAGCTTCCGCTGCCCGGCGAGGCGACCGCCGACGGCACGGTGGTGTGGCGGGTCCCCCTGCCCCAGGTCACGGCCCCGGCGGCCGCGCCGGTCACCGCCGTACTGCCGTGTCCTGCCGCGGCGCCCGTGGGCGCCGCCGCTCGCCGCAACGGCGACGCCGACCTCGCGCTGCTGGAGGAGGAACTGCGCGCCGCGCTCGCTCGCGCCGATCTCCTCGCCGACGAGCACCGCAAGCTCAAGCACGAACTGGCCGAGACCAACAGCGGGGTGCTCGCCCTCTACGTACAACTGGAGGAGCGGGACGAGGAGCTGCGCAAGGCGCACGGGCGGACCCTGCGCGCCCTGGAGGACGCGCTGCGGCCGCGTCCGCTGCACGTCGACGGCCTCGACCTCGCCGTCCACTACGCTCCCGCGAGCGACGACACCCCCACCGGCGGCGACCTCTACGACTGGTTCACCCTCCCGGACGGGACGGTGCACATCACCATCGTCGACGCCCTCGGCCACGGCATCACGAGCACGCGCACCGCGCTGACCGTCACCCACGCCGTGCGCACGCTCGCGCTCGAAGGCCACCCGCTGGAGAGCATCGTGGCGCGCACGGACGACATCCTGGCCCCCTTCGACCAGAACGTGATGGCCACGCTGCTGCTCGCCCACCTCGACCCCGCGAGCGGGCGGCTCTCGCTGGCCAACGGAAGCCATCCGCCGGCCCTGCTGATGCGCGCCGACGGGGAGGCCGACTTCCTCGAAGTCCGCGGCCGGGGCGTCGGCTTCCCCCTGCCGGGGAGCGAGCGGATCCTCACCACCACGCTCCGCCCCGACGACCTGCTGATCCTGTACACCGACGGCCTCACCGAGAGCCGCAGGGACCCGCGCGAAGGCGAGCGGCGCCTGGTGTCGACCGCCCGCCGTTACCGCGCGCGGCCCACGCAGGACGTCCCGGGCTCCATAGCGCGCGACATGCTGACCGACGTCCTCCACGAGGACGACACACTCGCCATGGCCGTCCGCTTCCGCTCCCCCACCGGCTGACGGCGTCCGGCTATCCCCTGCGCCGCAAGCGCGCCGAGAGGTGGTGCCGCAGCGACTGGCCGACGGCCGCGAGGTCGTGGGTGAAGGTGAGGGCGCCGGGGTCGGTCAGGGTGTAGCGGCGGCGGGTGGCGTCGACCTTCTTGGCAGTGGGCGTCAGGGCCACCTCGTGAGTGGCGAGGTCCACCGTGTCGCCGGCCGCGTGGCCGACCGCGATCTCAGCGATGCCGGTGGGCTGGGTGATCAGCGCCTCGACCCGGCCGTCGGGCTGGAGCCGCCACCAGCCGCTCTCCCTGGCCGAGGGGCGCAGGGGCCGGTCGTCGGCGTCCAGGAGCCAGGCGCGTGCCTCGTAGTGGAGGAAGGGGCGGCCGTCGTGGCTGAAGGTGACCTCCTGCGCGTAGGCGAAGTCCCCGTCGAGCGTCGGGTAGCCGCCGCTGCCCCGGCCGTGCCAGGTGCCCAGGAGGCCGAGCACCGGCGTGAGCAGCGGGTGCGGGGCCGGTGTCTCGTCGGGGCCGTGGGCGTCGGGGTACGGGTGCTGCGGTGCGGGGTCGAACACGGTTTCGGGCTCCTGGGGGTTGGGGGCGGCCGTCGGCGGTGACGGTGGCAGCCTAGGGCGTGTCCGGGACGGTGGGCCGCAGGAGTGACAAGGAGCGCGCTAACCGGCGGTTACGGGGTACTCATCGCAGCGAGCCCCACCCACCGGCCGAGAAGGAGCACTGGCATGGCGAGCAAGGACACGGCGAAGGACGTCGTCGAGCTGATCCTCGACGACCACCGGCGTATGGAGGACCTCTTCCGCGAGATGCGCAGCGTGGAGGGCGAGCGGGCCGCGGCCCTGCGGGAGTTCGCGGACCTGCTCATCGCACACGCGCTCGCCGAGGAGGCCGAGGTCTACCCCGCGCTCAAGCGCTACCGGGACATCGAGAACGACGAAGTCGAACACGGTGTCGAGGAGCACGAAGAGGGCAACAAGGCGCTCCTCGCTCTCCTGGAGGTCGACGAGATCGGCTCCGACGACTGGGACGAGAAGCTGGAGGAGCTGGTCGAGGCGGTGACCCACCACGCCGACGAGGAGGAGCGGACGATCCTCAACGGCGCTCGCGAGAACGTCGCGATGGAACGCCGCGAGGAGCTGGGCGCCGCCTTCACCGAGGAGCGCGCCAGGCAGCTCAAGGCGGAGTGCGGAAGCGTCGAGAACGTCCGTCGCATCGTGAAGTCCTGAGCGGCCCGCCCCGATCAGTCCTGGGTGGGCGGCCAGACCGGGCGGTGCGGTTCCGGCAGTTCGGCCAGGGCGTGGGCGACGGTCCTGTGGCTGGGGAGCAGTTCGTCGCTGCGGGTCTGCGCCAGCAGCTCCGTCAGCCGGCGGCCCGCCCCCGCCAGGAGGAGCCTGCCCTCACGGCGGTCCAGCAGCCACCGCATGGCCAGCAGACAGTTGAGCCCGCGCGAGTCGCAGAAGGTCAGGGCGGTGGCGTCCAGAACCAGGTGCCGGTGGCCCGAGTCGACGTACGCGCCGAGCGTACCCAGGAAGTGCGCCTCGCCGCTCTGGTCCAGCTCGCCGGTGACACGCAGCACCGCGCACGCGTCACAGCTCGCCAGCTCGGTGATGGCCAGACGACGGATCTGCGTGGACATCGGCGCCTCCATCTCTACGCGGCGCCACCCTACGCCCGCGACGCTCGGTGATCGGCACTCTTATGGGGGAGTGTGCCCCGCATCTCGCCGGGCATCCGACGCGGGCGGCCGACCGTCGCGGGCGCCGAGGCCCTTGGCGGGGAGCGGACACTCCCGGAGATACTCCTGGAGATGCTCCTGGAGACAGCGGTGCCCAACTGCCCTGACATAGAGG
This window contains:
- a CDS encoding DUF6421 family protein, whose product is MTEILVQAGTEGAVPPAEVRVVDHPAWPVLKEAVEEIRPWQSADGSIDFAAEGAPAKAAAELAVDRVVSSVEQISPLLPHDAAYHHALVADLRRWAEDGFTVPDFLDSLLAFQPAADRRDGLQHLVVFPMYTQNGNPDRNLEAVVLRMVWPEWLAELERTRYDNPLFCGITFEDFTTGYDTNSAVLFPETIAVREAPERFSWGGIFCDREAARFRRVTDAAVDILGLELPDDIREMVGDQDRCQQAFVLWDMVHDRTHSHGDLPFDPFMIKQRQPFWMYGLEELRCDLTAFKEAVKLEAEGNRHGRDVQYAVLFDRMFRFPVTGDRTRNYDGLGGQLLFAYLHKHDVIRWTDNKLRIDWERAPQVTNQLCGEIEDLYRAGIDRPKLVHWFAAYDLVSTYLAPHPGSRWAKGPDALDTSLPPRKLVDEVLPDEFPLSMFYEALSKKLKNVIASTKGITASGAERVAA
- a CDS encoding ATP-binding protein; the encoded protein is MRTDHSRCGSKILDRTVFDKRPEVVAQARDFARAFMSGLSPAMDVQAAASVELTVSELVTNSIRHARGDACSLRLVAHRDALTVAVTDADPRPPRERTPDLAGGTGGFGWPMVRSLALAVEVSTGPQGKTVRADLPRR
- a CDS encoding RNA polymerase sigma factor SigF; translation: MTMATRTQMDTGITELPEVVDPQAVTPKDSRALSQLFFDQLAVLEEGTAQYQYVRNTLIELNMSLVRYAAGRFRNRGDEMEDIVQVGMIGLIKAIDRFELSREVQFATFAVPYIVGEIKRFFRDTSWAVHVPRRLQEARVELAKATEELSSRLGRSPTVDELAALMNLTPEEVIEARLASNGYNSASLDAVLHGDGNDETPLADFIGEEDPSLELVEDFHALAPLVAELPERDRELLHLRFVEELTQSQIGERLGVSQMQVSRLLSRTLASLRKGMLPAAG
- a CDS encoding PP2C family protein-serine/threonine phosphatase; the protein is MDRFRVVERALRGAAPHDLLEAVRDTLTVHYDAVSVDLLVADYAMTILQPVDALPYTADPISVHTSAPGRAFGAQEAHVETDEAAGAVTVHLPVSVRGDRLGILTVRLPADAYDSVTARELEDVAEVLGHEIVVAERDTDLYLQARRADRLTLAAEMQWQLLPGRSCSRPEYELGAQLEPAYAIYGDNFDWSTSADHLTLTVTNGMGEGIEAALLTNLAINALRNARRAGLSLPDQACLADQAVYGHYRGDVHLSMLLLRFDLETGEAEVIDAGSPKMWRMRQGRAEAIELEAQLPLGMFEDTLYATQRFHVEPGDRLLFVSDGVYNVASPAGERYSERALTRAMASTRLLPPSQVPRAMLHELAGHRGPIDAEDDAMIVCLDWHGRS
- a CDS encoding MarR family winged helix-turn-helix transcriptional regulator, with the translated sequence MNPVPARNGDRETAAHAVRDVIELLEVLWNKGRDITTTAPVSSSQLRVLYVLHGAQGINLRTLGEVLGSAPSSVSRMCDRLHALGFIERSLSSASRRELELRLSGKGESYLKELRARRESALLEVISGMTRTDRAALETGLSGFRTAVEETSPRSEPAAGDAVETA
- a CDS encoding STAS domain-containing protein, translating into MNASEPEARLSVSAALREQGEKVADRWVQLQLERSVLGAGLTEAELREEADAFVDALRAGLETGHPVDRVATAHPELRQAIADLSLRRARGGATPTATSLAVLALKEAVLEAVQEQAHDTHALYHAAVFVNRLLDTAGALSFATYVEGREEIIRRQSRQLLEISTPVVRLWDRVLAVPLIGTLDTTRTQVVMENLLQAIERDEAQVAIIDITGVPTVDTAVAHHLMQTVNAVRLMGTDCVISGIRPPIAQIIAQLGIDLSAILTRATLADALAAAITLTDRPLRSADPVGPR
- a CDS encoding STAS domain-containing protein; protein product: MTGGPRGGVPILRLGDVLVTGLLNELDDKSVIAFTEELTERIVDDRAHGVLIDISRLELIDSFVARTLMELTTTARLLGARVVVAGMRPAVAITLVELGLQLSGVETTLNAEQGMRALGWEKAPAPPTGRGIS
- a CDS encoding anti-sigma regulatory factor, yielding MTHEIRAEEDLLSARHAVREATLHAGFGLVDQTRIVTAASELARNAYVHGGGGTLVIESVRRSGRQGLRLSVSDDGPGIADLDAAFTDGYTTGAGLGHGLGGARRLMDEFDVTSAPGRGTTVTAVRWNGPR
- a CDS encoding SpoIIE family protein phosphatase: MNAVGGVGGVGGVGAMNALVTPTTLHVPIDHHSAVQTAANRARALAHTCRMPGALPDQAAVLASELASNISKHASNGALFLQPSPLSGRSPLDTALDIVAVDNGPGIPDIGLSLTDGYSTTKTMGAGLGAVRRIATDFALRSAAGGGTLAHARLAVPQGRRPGADIGALCLPAAGEQICGDGYAVVEGDGNWTGLVIDGLGHGPEAAAASQRAVRTFLSCADAPLPEVLSALHSALRHTRGAAAAAVRVGSGRAEYCGVGNIRAAAVSVHGVHRQLTGHAGIVGYNLPTPRSRVFDLPDRTAVVLYTDGIDHRWTQDPPPGRLSLPPALLAASLAHTHRRHRDDATVLALGSPLGIG
- a CDS encoding PP2C family protein-serine/threonine phosphatase, whose amino-acid sequence is MTTATFRTPAALRRTVRGIALTYRLPAEDRARIVLSLSETAATALNAGRPVTLTATDDAGDDGAGRLTLALGLPRREDVQVMTDQLPLPGEATADGTVVWRVPLPQVTAPAAAPVTAVLPCPAAAPVGAAARRNGDADLALLEEELRAALARADLLADEHRKLKHELAETNSGVLALYVQLEERDEELRKAHGRTLRALEDALRPRPLHVDGLDLAVHYAPASDDTPTGGDLYDWFTLPDGTVHITIVDALGHGITSTRTALTVTHAVRTLALEGHPLESIVARTDDILAPFDQNVMATLLLAHLDPASGRLSLANGSHPPALLMRADGEADFLEVRGRGVGFPLPGSERILTTTLRPDDLLILYTDGLTESRRDPREGERRLVSTARRYRARPTQDVPGSIARDMLTDVLHEDDTLAMAVRFRSPTG
- a CDS encoding FABP family protein; this encodes MFDPAPQHPYPDAHGPDETPAPHPLLTPVLGLLGTWHGRGSGGYPTLDGDFAYAQEVTFSHDGRPFLHYEARAWLLDADDRPLRPSARESGWWRLQPDGRVEALITQPTGIAEIAVGHAAGDTVDLATHEVALTPTAKKVDATRRRYTLTDPGALTFTHDLAAVGQSLRHHLSARLRRRG
- a CDS encoding hemerythrin domain-containing protein, whose translation is MASKDTAKDVVELILDDHRRMEDLFREMRSVEGERAAALREFADLLIAHALAEEAEVYPALKRYRDIENDEVEHGVEEHEEGNKALLALLEVDEIGSDDWDEKLEELVEAVTHHADEEERTILNGARENVAMERREELGAAFTEERARQLKAECGSVENVRRIVKS
- a CDS encoding STAS domain-containing protein: MSTQIRRLAITELASCDACAVLRVTGELDQSGEAHFLGTLGAYVDSGHRHLVLDATALTFCDSRGLNCLLAMRWLLDRREGRLLLAGAGRRLTELLAQTRSDELLPSHRTVAHALAELPEPHRPVWPPTQD